From a region of the Patescibacteria group bacterium genome:
- a CDS encoding class I SAM-dependent methyltransferase encodes MQDPKIQANKEWWEKMVAEDNGFTRPWLDLDPDIVRQYADGKLKNPPKPLDQMFPVSILTNVEGKDILCLASGGGQQSAVFGLLGANVTVVDIAEGQLEGDKRAAEHYGYRIKTIQSDMGDLSMLKSDSFDLVFQAPSMAYVPDVRKVYSEVARVLKSKGLYRIDAENPLSQFIEHDTAWDGKGYRITVPYSVKEKKREGKEVTEFRHYMEEIFNGLIENRFTIEHVEESPSYNELYGDGQQPEPGSWLHLELYIHGAFFILARKK; translated from the coding sequence ATGCAAGATCCAAAAATTCAAGCAAATAAGGAGTGGTGGGAGAAAATGGTGGCGGAAGATAATGGTTTTACTCGTCCTTGGTTGGATTTAGATCCAGATATAGTTAGACAGTATGCTGATGGCAAACTTAAAAATCCTCCTAAGCCTCTTGATCAGATGTTTCCAGTCAGTATCCTTACAAATGTAGAAGGTAAAGATATTTTATGTCTTGCATCAGGCGGTGGCCAGCAATCAGCAGTTTTTGGTCTACTAGGTGCTAATGTAACTGTAGTAGATATAGCTGAAGGACAGCTTGAAGGTGATAAAAGAGCTGCTGAACACTATGGTTACAGAATTAAAACGATCCAATCAGATATGGGTGATTTATCTATGCTAAAAAGTGATTCTTTTGACCTGGTGTTTCAAGCTCCATCAATGGCTTATGTTCCAGATGTAAGAAAAGTTTATTCCGAAGTTGCGCGGGTATTAAAATCAAAAGGTTTATATAGAATTGATGCCGAAAATCCTTTATCGCAATTTATTGAACACGACACTGCTTGGGATGGAAAAGGGTATCGGATAACTGTACCTTATTCTGTTAAAGAAAAAAAGAGAGAAGGTAAAGAGGTCACAGAATTTAGACATTATATGGAGGAGATATTTAATGGTCTTATTGAGAACAGATTTACAATAGAGCATGTTGAAGAATCACCAAGCTATAACGAGCTTTATGGTGATGGGCAACAGCCAGAGCCAGGAAGCTGGCTACACTTAGAGCTTTATATTCATGGAGCGTTTTTTATATTGGCGAGAAAGAAGTGA
- a CDS encoding GatB/YqeY domain-containing protein has translation MKDKIQSDLNQALKERKENVVSTLRLLLAEIHNQEIAKQSQLSEEEIVGLIQKEIKQRKESIEAYQKGKRNDLVSKEEEELATLNKYLPQQLSVEELETTVQSVIKEIGASGPGDFGKVMGVVMTKVKGRADGQTVSEAVKKILSQ, from the coding sequence ATGAAAGATAAAATTCAATCAGATTTAAATCAGGCCTTAAAAGAGAGAAAGGAAAACGTTGTTTCTACTTTGCGTTTGTTATTGGCCGAGATTCACAATCAGGAGATTGCTAAACAGAGCCAATTAAGTGAAGAGGAAATTGTTGGTTTGATTCAAAAAGAAATTAAACAAAGAAAGGAATCAATTGAAGCTTATCAAAAAGGAAAGCGGAATGACTTAGTTAGTAAAGAAGAAGAAGAATTGGCCACATTGAATAAATATCTTCCTCAACAATTATCTGTCGAAGAGCTGGAGACAACTGTCCAATCGGTGATTAAGGAGATTGGTGCCAGTGGGCCAGGCGATTTTGGTAAGGTGATGGGAGTGGTGATGACTAAAGTTAAGGGTCGGGCTGATGGTCAAACAGTGAGTGAGGCTGTTAAAAAGATTTTAAGTCAATGA
- a CDS encoding single-stranded DNA-binding protein, whose translation MAARSLNKVQLIGNLTRDPELRYTPQGTAVCTLGLATNRSWVTEAGDQKEDTEFHRIVAWNKLAEICSQLLFKGRKIYVEGRLKTRQWTAQDGNPRQTTEIVIDEMLILDSRQVPDGGAIEEAVPEEPVEMKEEVSSEEEAGPAKAEKKEPISKATKSATDQPKTKKADEKKKEEEVKAEDIPF comes from the coding sequence ATGGCAGCTAGATCGCTCAATAAAGTTCAGTTAATTGGTAATTTAACTCGGGATCCCGAATTGCGGTACACCCCTCAAGGGACAGCCGTTTGTACCTTAGGGTTGGCGACTAATCGTTCTTGGGTGACCGAGGCCGGTGATCAAAAAGAAGATACTGAGTTCCACCGGATTGTTGCCTGGAACAAACTGGCTGAGATTTGTTCTCAGCTTTTATTTAAAGGCAGAAAGATCTATGTTGAAGGCCGATTAAAAACCAGGCAATGGACGGCTCAAGATGGCAATCCTCGTCAGACAACCGAGATTGTTATTGACGAGATGCTGATTCTTGATTCCAGGCAGGTGCCTGACGGGGGAGCAATAGAAGAGGCGGTGCCTGAAGAACCAGTCGAAATGAAAGAGGAAGTTTCTTCTGAGGAAGAAGCTGGTCCAGCTAAGGCTGAGAAAAAAGAACCGATCTCAAAGGCAACCAAGTCAGCCACTGATCAGCCAAAAACCAAAAAGGCTGATGAAAAGAAAAAAGAAGAAGAGGTCAAAGCCGAAGACATACCTTTCTAA
- a CDS encoding S41 family peptidase, whose protein sequence is MRLRLNLKQIRLIIFIIALVLLAGGIGYRLGGQGLTINFGGPRRISIDRTGPVDKSLDFSLFWTAWDRVFASYLDKNVLQPQAMIYGAIRGMVNSLDDPYTVFLSPDENKEAKGSLNGTFEGVGIQLGYLDEQLAVIAPLAGMPAEKAGVKAGDLILKIDDKETIDMSLPEAVNLIRGPEGTKIRLTLIHQGEMEPYEVSIVRETIVVPSIEIEFVDGGCLPKGSCLLAHLKLMRFGDRTNEEWDQAVGNILEKPDVKGIILDLRNNPGGYLSGSVFITSEFLKSGVVVLQEAASGHQETYSVNRAGRLLNQPLAVLVNQGSASASEIVAGALQESNRAQVVGEKTFGKGTIQEAEDLPGGSGLHITTARWLLPSGKSIDKQGITPNNQLADDPETEIDEQLQKAIELLVD, encoded by the coding sequence ATGAGATTAAGACTAAATTTAAAACAAATTAGATTAATTATTTTTATCATTGCTTTGGTTCTTTTGGCGGGGGGAATAGGTTATCGATTAGGCGGCCAAGGATTAACAATCAACTTCGGTGGGCCAAGGCGAATTAGCATTGATCGAACCGGACCGGTTGATAAAAGTCTTGATTTCTCTTTATTCTGGACGGCTTGGGATCGAGTCTTTGCTTCTTATTTAGATAAAAACGTCCTTCAGCCTCAGGCGATGATTTACGGAGCGATCAGGGGCATGGTTAATTCTTTAGACGATCCTTACACGGTTTTTCTTTCTCCAGATGAAAATAAAGAAGCTAAAGGAAGTCTGAATGGGACTTTTGAGGGGGTTGGTATTCAGCTTGGCTATCTTGATGAACAATTGGCGGTGATTGCGCCTTTAGCTGGGATGCCAGCGGAAAAGGCGGGAGTGAAAGCCGGCGATTTGATTCTTAAGATTGACGACAAAGAGACAATTGATATGAGTTTGCCTGAAGCGGTCAATCTTATTAGAGGACCTGAAGGAACAAAAATCAGATTGACCCTCATTCATCAAGGAGAGATGGAGCCTTATGAAGTTTCGATTGTCCGGGAGACAATTGTTGTTCCCAGTATTGAAATAGAATTTGTTGATGGTGGTTGCCTACCTAAAGGATCTTGTTTGCTGGCTCATTTGAAATTAATGAGATTTGGTGATCGGACCAATGAAGAGTGGGATCAGGCGGTTGGTAATATTTTAGAAAAACCTGATGTTAAGGGAATTATTCTTGATCTGCGCAACAATCCGGGTGGTTATTTAAGCGGTTCGGTTTTTATTACTTCAGAGTTTCTTAAGTCCGGGGTGGTGGTTTTACAAGAAGCGGCTAGTGGTCATCAAGAGACTTATTCAGTTAATCGCGCCGGTAGACTTTTAAATCAGCCTTTAGCGGTTTTGGTTAATCAGGGGAGCGCTTCGGCTTCAGAGATTGTGGCTGGGGCTCTTCAAGAATCTAATCGGGCTCAAGTGGTGGGTGAGAAAACCTTTGGCAAGGGCACCATCCAGGAAGCCGAAGATTTGCCCGGAGGCTCGGGTTTACATATCACCACCGCCCGGTGGCTTTTACCTTCAGGTAAATCTATTGACAAACAAGGAATTACTCCCAATAATCAGCTAGCAGATGATCCGGAGACCGAAATTGATGAACAACTCCAAAAAGCAATTGAACTCTTGGTCGATTAG
- a CDS encoding YbaB/EbfC family nucleoid-associated protein, protein MGITDSFQQMRELKKMRDQAMAIQRELAAEEIEVEDKGIKVVITGDQKIQTVEIKGEKKDDLIEVLNEAIKKSQEVAAQKLQQMGGGLGGLLGK, encoded by the coding sequence ATGGGAATTACTGATTCATTTCAACAAATGAGAGAGTTGAAGAAGATGCGCGATCAGGCGATGGCCATTCAACGGGAATTGGCGGCTGAAGAGATTGAGGTTGAGGATAAGGGTATTAAAGTGGTGATTACCGGTGATCAAAAAATCCAAACCGTTGAAATTAAGGGAGAAAAAAAAGACGATTTGATTGAAGTTTTAAACGAAGCGATTAAAAAGTCTCAAGAAGTGGCCGCCCAAAAACTACAGCAAATGGGTGGGGGACTAGGTGGTTTGTTAGGGAAGTAA
- a CDS encoding trypsin-like peptidase domain-containing protein — protein sequence MNNSKKQLNSWSIRKILIGLAIAIIIVASVLGGAISDRLFGYKILDRFFPREAGQLGPLITRQRILTEESVVIDVAEKVSPSVVTVRIAIEESLISPFGVELTPFGFTLPQNQGEPKKVEQDIGSGFIISQEGLIVTNKHVVSNLQAEYKVITNNDQAYNVQKIYRDPVNDLAILKIEAKGLTPIEMGDSDQLKVGQFVVAIGTALGEFRHTVTTGVVSGLGRGITAGSPYEGYVEQLDNVIQTDAAINPGNSGGPLLNSAGQVIGINVAVGAGENIGFAIPINVIKEAIDNFNQTGQFARPFLGVRYQMIDQDLALMNEVPQGAYVVEVVADSAAAKAGIETGDIITDFDGQPVREEEGGLAKLINSKKIGDQVNLKIWRNREESDLKVTLEESNQ from the coding sequence ATGAACAACTCCAAAAAGCAATTGAACTCTTGGTCGATTAGAAAAATCCTGATCGGCTTAGCCATTGCCATTATTATTGTTGCTTCAGTTTTAGGTGGGGCGATTTCTGACCGCCTTTTTGGTTACAAAATTCTTGATCGTTTCTTTCCTCGAGAAGCAGGACAATTAGGACCCTTGATTACCCGCCAGCGGATTTTGACTGAAGAATCAGTCGTCATTGATGTAGCTGAAAAAGTCAGCCCTTCGGTGGTGACCGTGCGGATAGCCATTGAAGAAAGTCTTATCAGTCCTTTTGGGGTTGAACTGACACCCTTTGGTTTTACTTTACCCCAGAACCAAGGCGAACCAAAAAAAGTTGAACAAGATATTGGTAGTGGCTTTATTATCTCTCAAGAAGGGTTAATTGTGACCAACAAACATGTGGTCAGTAATTTACAAGCAGAATACAAAGTAATCACTAATAATGACCAAGCTTATAATGTTCAGAAAATTTACCGGGATCCGGTTAATGATTTGGCGATTTTGAAAATTGAAGCCAAGGGTTTGACGCCAATAGAAATGGGTGATTCGGATCAGTTAAAGGTCGGTCAATTTGTGGTTGCCATTGGGACGGCTCTGGGTGAATTTCGCCATACGGTGACCACTGGAGTTGTTTCTGGTTTGGGTAGAGGAATCACGGCCGGTTCGCCTTATGAAGGCTATGTTGAGCAACTAGATAACGTTATCCAAACTGATGCTGCCATTAATCCTGGCAATTCTGGAGGGCCACTTTTGAACTCCGCTGGCCAAGTGATTGGCATCAATGTGGCGGTTGGGGCTGGTGAAAACATTGGTTTTGCTATTCCGATTAATGTTATTAAAGAAGCGATTGACAATTTTAACCAAACTGGTCAGTTTGCTCGTCCTTTTCTAGGAGTTCGTTATCAGATGATTGATCAGGATTTGGCTTTGATGAATGAAGTTCCTCAAGGTGCCTATGTAGTTGAAGTGGTGGCTGATTCAGCCGCCGCTAAAGCCGGGATTGAAACTGGAGACATTATTACTGATTTTGATGGTCAACCAGTCAGAGAAGAAGAAGGAGGTTTGGCCAAATTAATTAATTCGAAAAAGATTGGTGATCAAGTTAATCTAAAGATTTGGCGGAATAGAGAAGAGAGTGATTTAAAGGTTACCTTGGAAGAATCTAATCAATAA
- the rpsU gene encoding 30S ribosomal protein S21, which translates to MATVVRKKPGESDDKLIAKFRKKVQVEQLLTEIKELEYYEKPSVKKKKQKAELRRRRVKRY; encoded by the coding sequence GTGGCAACCGTGGTACGTAAAAAACCAGGAGAATCTGATGATAAGCTTATCGCTAAATTTCGGAAAAAGGTTCAAGTAGAACAATTATTAACCGAAATTAAGGAGTTAGAATATTACGAAAAACCGTCAGTTAAGAAAAAAAAGCAAAAAGCAGAATTAAGGAGAAGACGAGTAAAGAGGTATTAA
- the cysS gene encoding cysteine--tRNA ligase — protein sequence MKIKLYNTLSKKIEEFKPLKSDFVRQYDCGPTVYWYAHIGNMWRYLISDFLRRTLEYNGYQVKQVMNITDVGHLTEDDLAADTGLDRMEVAVKRERKTPEQIAVFYTQAFFKDTERLNLLQPNVAPKATDHIKEMIELVKKLEKKGYAYWAGDKYFVYDIAKFKNYGQLSGKKLDELQSGARLEAVPGKKNPFDFALWIKDPKHLMHWDSPWGTGYPGWHLECSAMSMKYLGPTLDIHTGGEDNIFPHHENEIAQSEAATDKKFVRYWLHIRHNLVGGVKMSKSKGNVYLIQDLIDKGYDPLAFRYLCLTVHYRKNFNFTWKSLTGAEKALNKLRQQIVAWPVGKKTIPEFEKKFLEAINHDLEMPRALAVVWDLLKSNYPEAEKKATLLKFDQVLGLGLADYRLAKPPKKVEALVKKREALRKKGKWQEADKLRQAIKKLGWQLEDTAKGIKLKPVL from the coding sequence ATGAAAATTAAGCTTTACAACACTTTAAGTAAAAAGATTGAAGAATTTAAACCCTTGAAGTCGGACTTTGTCCGTCAGTATGACTGTGGACCAACGGTTTATTGGTATGCCCATATTGGCAATATGTGGCGTTATCTTATCTCTGATTTTTTGCGGAGAACTTTGGAATATAACGGTTATCAGGTCAAACAGGTGATGAATATTACTGATGTTGGTCATTTGACTGAAGACGATTTAGCCGCGGATACTGGCCTTGACAGGATGGAAGTAGCCGTTAAAAGAGAGAGGAAAACGCCTGAACAAATCGCTGTTTTTTACACCCAGGCTTTTTTTAAAGATACGGAGAGATTAAACCTTCTTCAACCTAATGTTGCGCCCAAAGCGACTGATCACATTAAGGAGATGATTGAGTTGGTTAAGAAACTGGAGAAAAAAGGTTATGCCTATTGGGCTGGGGATAAATATTTTGTTTATGATATTGCCAAGTTTAAAAATTACGGCCAGCTTTCTGGAAAGAAGTTAGATGAACTTCAATCAGGGGCGAGGTTGGAAGCCGTCCCTGGAAAAAAGAATCCTTTTGATTTTGCTTTATGGATTAAAGACCCAAAACATTTAATGCATTGGGATTCGCCCTGGGGAACAGGTTATCCTGGTTGGCATTTGGAGTGTTCAGCGATGTCCATGAAGTATTTAGGTCCGACTCTGGATATTCATACTGGGGGTGAAGATAATATTTTTCCTCATCATGAGAATGAAATTGCCCAATCAGAAGCAGCCACCGACAAGAAATTCGTTCGCTATTGGCTCCATATTCGTCATAACTTGGTTGGTGGGGTCAAGATGAGTAAATCTAAAGGCAATGTTTATTTAATTCAGGATTTAATTGATAAGGGTTATGACCCCTTAGCTTTTCGTTATTTGTGTTTGACAGTTCATTATCGGAAGAACTTTAATTTTACCTGGAAATCTTTGACTGGGGCGGAAAAAGCCCTTAATAAATTACGTCAGCAAATAGTGGCCTGGCCAGTTGGCAAAAAAACCATTCCTGAATTTGAAAAGAAATTTTTAGAAGCAATTAATCATGACTTAGAAATGCCCAGGGCTTTAGCCGTTGTCTGGGATTTGCTAAAATCAAACTATCCGGAGGCGGAGAAAAAAGCGACTCTGTTAAAATTTGATCAAGTTTTAGGTTTAGGCTTAGCTGATTATCGGTTAGCCAAACCGCCTAAAAAAGTGGAGGCTTTGGTTAAGAAAAGGGAAGCGTTAAGAAAAAAAGGAAAGTGGCAAGAGGCCGATAAGCTAAGGCAAGCAATCAAAAAACTAGGCTGGCAACTGGAAGATACCGCTAAAGGAATAAAGTTAAAACCAGTTTTATGA
- a CDS encoding DUF933 domain-containing protein, translated as MSSLQVGIVGLPNSGKSTLFNTLLKKQVANVASYPFTTIEPNIGVVEVPDERLAKLALIIKPEKVIPAVVKFIDIAGLVKNAHQGEGLGNQFLAKIREVDAVVHIIRAFKDDSVSHYYGSIDPQRDKEIIDLELELGEIKKPTLYVINVDDFDSDNGNDLVINAKTGKGVNELIKKTYELLDLITFYTVKGNKEVTAWSLKKGLTAFVAAEKVHTDMAKGFIKAEVVGFADLIAASSWLGAKSKGKVRLEGRDYLVKDGDVIEFKFNV; from the coding sequence ATGTCATCACTCCAAGTCGGTATCGTCGGTCTTCCTAATAGTGGTAAATCGACTCTTTTTAATACTCTTCTTAAAAAGCAGGTGGCTAATGTGGCTTCTTATCCTTTTACTACCATTGAACCTAATATTGGAGTGGTAGAAGTACCTGATGAAAGATTAGCTAAATTAGCTCTTATTATCAAACCTGAAAAGGTGATTCCGGCGGTGGTCAAGTTTATTGATATTGCTGGTTTGGTTAAGAATGCTCATCAGGGTGAAGGTTTGGGTAATCAATTTTTGGCTAAAATTAGAGAAGTGGATGCTGTCGTTCATATTATTCGGGCTTTTAAAGATGACTCTGTTTCTCATTATTATGGTTCAATTGATCCTCAGAGAGATAAAGAGATAATTGATTTGGAATTGGAATTAGGGGAAATCAAAAAACCGACTCTTTATGTGATTAATGTTGATGATTTTGACAGTGATAATGGTAATGATTTGGTGATTAATGCCAAAACAGGTAAGGGGGTTAATGAGTTGATTAAAAAAACCTATGAACTTCTAGATCTAATTACCTTTTATACTGTTAAAGGGAATAAGGAGGTAACCGCCTGGTCTTTGAAAAAAGGTTTGACTGCTTTTGTGGCGGCCGAGAAGGTTCATACTGATATGGCTAAGGGTTTTATCAAGGCCGAAGTGGTTGGTTTTGCTGATTTGATAGCGGCTAGTAGCTGGTTAGGGGCTAAAAGCAAGGGTAAAGTGAGATTAGAGGGCAGGGATTATTTGGTTAAGGATGGCGATGTAATTGAATTTAAATTTAATGTTTAG
- the dnaX gene encoding DNA polymerase III subunit gamma/tau, with translation MKDNRVYYLKYRPQKISELDLTDVRETLTKVLKSKKIPHALLFSGPRGIGKTSAARVMAKAINCIGKKKDHEPCNRCQICQSITEGRAIDLIEIDAASNRGIDDVRELRDKIKFSPSECRYKVYIVDEVHMLTKEAFNALLKTLEEPPEHAVFILCTTAPEKLPDTIISRCLRLNFKKAVEDEIFRSLERVIKGEKLKVEKGVLEEIAKSTDGSFRDAQKILDQLAMEKKKISLEKTKELLGRVEATAPGKLLQLLAEKNLKSSLLEIDRIVSLGADLSQYCREVLDKLRLGLLSQAGLTEISSPEEVRGFNIRELTSLIRLFSQAINDLKTNPIPQLPLELVVVEWLGDEQKEIIGETKKIEEQPVINKQSSRQDSELFKEIENHWQEVLDSVRPLNHSVEALLKASRPSSVQGSILILEVFYKFHKERLETDKCRSVVEEVVSEVANKPLKLRCVLGQKEEIVKEEKSEPDVFQVAEEIFGTRAN, from the coding sequence ATGAAAGACAACAGAGTTTATTATCTCAAATATCGTCCTCAAAAAATCTCCGAACTTGATTTAACTGACGTCCGCGAAACTCTAACCAAAGTTTTGAAGTCCAAAAAAATTCCTCATGCCTTGCTTTTTTCTGGACCCAGGGGGATTGGGAAGACTTCAGCGGCCAGGGTCATGGCCAAAGCGATTAATTGTATTGGTAAGAAAAAAGATCACGAGCCCTGTAATCGTTGTCAAATTTGTCAGTCAATTACCGAAGGCCGGGCGATTGACTTAATTGAAATTGATGCTGCTTCGAATCGAGGGATTGATGATGTTCGGGAGTTGCGGGATAAAATTAAATTTTCTCCCAGCGAGTGTCGTTACAAGGTCTATATCGTTGATGAAGTTCATATGTTGACCAAAGAGGCTTTTAATGCCTTGTTGAAAACTTTAGAAGAACCGCCGGAACACGCGGTTTTTATTCTTTGTACGACCGCGCCAGAGAAATTACCGGACACGATTATTTCTCGTTGTCTCCGTTTAAATTTTAAGAAAGCGGTTGAGGATGAAATTTTTCGGTCCTTAGAGAGGGTCATCAAAGGAGAAAAACTTAAAGTAGAAAAAGGGGTTTTGGAGGAAATCGCTAAGTCAACTGATGGTAGTTTTCGGGATGCCCAAAAGATTCTTGACCAGTTGGCTATGGAAAAAAAGAAAATTAGTCTAGAGAAAACAAAGGAACTTTTAGGTAGAGTCGAAGCCACAGCGCCGGGTAAGTTATTACAACTTTTGGCTGAAAAAAATTTAAAAAGCTCTCTTTTAGAAATTGATCGGATTGTTTCTTTAGGGGCTGATTTGTCTCAATATTGCCGAGAAGTTTTGGACAAACTTCGTTTGGGTTTGTTATCCCAGGCTGGCTTAACTGAAATTAGTTCGCCTGAGGAAGTCAGGGGTTTTAATATTAGAGAATTAACTAGTCTAATTCGCCTTTTTTCTCAAGCGATTAATGACTTAAAAACTAATCCTATTCCTCAATTACCTTTAGAATTAGTGGTGGTCGAGTGGTTGGGAGATGAGCAGAAAGAAATCATTGGGGAAACAAAGAAAATTGAAGAACAACCAGTGATTAATAAACAGTCTAGTCGTCAGGATAGTGAATTGTTTAAGGAAATCGAAAATCATTGGCAAGAAGTTCTTGATAGTGTCAGGCCACTTAATCATTCGGTCGAAGCTCTTTTAAAAGCAAGTCGACCATCCAGCGTCCAGGGTAGTATTTTAATCCTCGAAGTCTTTTATAAATTTCATAAAGAAAGATTGGAAACAGATAAATGTCGGTCTGTGGTCGAAGAGGTGGTCAGTGAAGTGGCCAACAAACCACTTAAACTGCGTTGTGTTTTGGGTCAGAAAGAGGAAATAGTTAAAGAAGAAAAATCAGAACCAGATGTTTTCCAGGTGGCGGAAGAAATTTTTGGTACTCGGGCTAATTGA
- the recR gene encoding recombination mediator RecR: MNLPKPVRKLIESFEKLPGIGPKTAQRLTFYLFHVPQKQLDDFAESLETLKKNTVLCSICLNIAEVDPCPICSSQNRDKSLICVVEQPLDILALEKTGEYKGVYHVLHGAISPLNNIGPDELHIRELLPRLKDGGVKEVILATNPNMEGEATAMYVAKLIEPLEIKVTRLAHGLPVGADLEYADEVTLSRAIEGRRKY; this comes from the coding sequence ATGAATCTTCCCAAGCCAGTCCGAAAATTAATTGAGTCTTTTGAAAAATTACCAGGGATTGGGCCAAAGACAGCCCAGAGGTTAACTTTTTATCTATTTCATGTTCCTCAAAAACAGTTAGATGATTTTGCTGAGTCCTTAGAGACTTTGAAGAAAAACACGGTTCTTTGTTCAATTTGTTTGAATATTGCTGAAGTTGATCCTTGTCCCATTTGTTCTAGTCAGAATCGGGACAAGTCCCTTATTTGTGTAGTTGAACAGCCTTTGGATATTTTGGCTTTGGAAAAGACTGGTGAATACAAAGGCGTTTATCATGTTCTTCATGGCGCTATTTCACCTTTAAATAATATTGGTCCGGACGAACTCCATATCCGGGAATTATTGCCTCGTTTAAAAGATGGAGGAGTAAAAGAAGTGATTCTGGCCACCAATCCTAATATGGAAGGTGAGGCCACGGCCATGTATGTTGCCAAATTAATTGAACCTTTGGAAATTAAGGTGACTCGTTTAGCTCATGGTTTACCGGTTGGGGCTGATTTAGAGTACGCTGATGAGGTTACCTTATCTCGAGCGATTGAAGGTAGGAGAAAGTATTAA
- the ybeY gene encoding rRNA maturation RNase YbeY — MISVLIKPVNRSPAQNNKAQKIIKSFLEKEKIDNVEVSLIFVKGQIMRRLNRQYREIDQVTTVLTFSQQEKNEGQAFPESPRKLKILGDLVICLEEAEKKGYSLEELLVHGLKNLIKANERQQSLLSQISSSKNLRT, encoded by the coding sequence ATGATTTCCGTTTTAATAAAGCCAGTAAATCGCTCTCCTGCACAGAACAATAAGGCCCAAAAGATAATCAAGTCATTCTTAGAAAAAGAAAAGATTGACAATGTTGAAGTCAGTTTGATCTTTGTTAAAGGGCAAATAATGCGGCGATTGAATAGACAATATCGAGAGATTGATCAGGTGACCACGGTTTTGACTTTTTCCCAGCAGGAGAAAAATGAGGGGCAGGCTTTTCCAGAGTCCCCTAGAAAATTAAAGATTTTAGGCGATCTTGTTATTTGTTTAGAAGAAGCCGAAAAAAAAGGTTATTCTCTTGAAGAATTATTGGTTCATGGATTAAAGAATCTAATCAAAGCTAATGAAAGACAACAGAGTTTATTATCTCAAATATCGTCCTCAAAAAATCTCCGAACTTGA
- the rpsR gene encoding 30S ribosomal protein S18: protein MRPRLKRPVRGLKCSFCESDEKPDYKEIEILKNFIDDRGRIIPRIRSGVCAKHQRRLAQAIKRARYLGLIPFTTQP, encoded by the coding sequence ATGAGACCAAGATTAAAACGTCCCGTTAGGGGCTTAAAATGTTCTTTTTGCGAATCAGATGAAAAGCCTGATTATAAAGAGATCGAAATTCTAAAGAATTTTATAGATGATCGAGGTAGAATTATTCCTCGAATTCGTTCTGGTGTTTGTGCTAAACACCAGCGTCGTTTAGCCCAAGCGATTAAGAGAGCGAGGTATTTAGGTTTAATTCCTTTTACGACTCAGCCTTAA
- the rpsF gene encoding 30S ribosomal protein S6: protein MRDYELVLVIDPGLSGADRKKQVNQAQKIVEDAKGKVKKKSEWGQMELAYPIKKKTLGYYFLLEIGLPSGILKKIRDQLILKDKIIRYLLVKKE from the coding sequence ATGCGTGATTACGAGTTAGTTTTAGTGATAGATCCAGGTTTATCTGGAGCTGATCGAAAAAAACAAGTCAATCAAGCCCAAAAGATTGTTGAAGACGCAAAAGGTAAGGTTAAGAAAAAAAGTGAGTGGGGGCAGATGGAATTGGCATACCCCATTAAGAAAAAAACCCTGGGGTATTATTTTTTATTGGAAATAGGTTTGCCTTCAGGTATTCTTAAAAAGATTAGGGATCAATTAATATTGAAAGACAAGATTATTCGTTACTTACTAGTCAAAAAGGAATGA